Genomic segment of Neoarius graeffei isolate fNeoGra1 chromosome 7, fNeoGra1.pri, whole genome shotgun sequence:
CTGACAACAATATCAACATGGCAAATTTTAAACTAATTAATGAAGTGCACAAAATGGACAATGCCTCCGTAAATAGTTGAGTGACCCCATTTCTGATATTTACctttgccaactttgttggaggttatattttcatctctgttcatttgtttgtgttttcccaacataactcaaaaagtcgttTTGAAAACCGTAAAAATACATTTTGAtttaattttgaggaaaggtgagctatgggccaaggaataattgattagattttgatacaaagcCGAATATGTGGCCTTGTGGAGGTATGCGCTCTATCAACTACCCTTATAGTTACCTTGATTTCAGCACATATGATTtgtaatggggtggcacggtggtgtagtggttagcactgtcgcctcatcgcaagaaggtcctgggttcaagcccagtggccgacgggggcctttctgtgtggagtttgcttgttctccccctGTGTgtttttcctccggtttcccccacagtccaaagacatgcaggttcggcgaattggtggctctaaattgaccgtaggtgtgaatggttgtttgtctctatgtgtcagccctgtgatgatctgatgacttgtccagggtgtaccctgcctctcatccatagtcagctgggataggctccagctcgcctgtgaccctgaacaggataagtggttacagataatggatggatgatttgtaATGATTCAGTTACTACTCATTGAAAGGCACTAAACTGTAACTTTCCTTGTTACTGGGGTGATGCCCTTTATATTTTATACATTTCCTATACATCCTATCAGGGAACATGGATATAgcgcatctttaaaaaaaaaaaaaaaaagactgaagctATATAATTGGACCATAGTTACATTTTAGAGTAAAGCTTTTAGAGGTGTTATATACACTGTGTACTATATACACATTTCTCAGTAAAAGATGCATACTATaggttaaaaataaattttaaaaaaaggtacaattaATCCCCTTTTTTCTGAGGGTGCTGGCTAAAGTGCAGAATGTCAGAATAAATTCCAGAATATTTACACCCATTTTGAAGAACAAAATCAGCAGTACCGCTTCTCCTTTTCTTCTCAGGGTGCACCAGACATTTATGACCACGAAGTAAGCATCTCAGCAGAGGCGTACCTGCCTGTCGATAACAACATGATCCCTACAGGTCACTCATTATTGAATGTTATCTTTAATCAAAACTATTTCTTTGCCTTTTACACAATAGTTTTCACATTTTTAAGCaacacaaaaagaaaagcacaatgTTTGCCTCAGGTAGGAAGAAAACTGAGTACGTCCACAAGAAATCTATAAAACTATAACAGGATTTCCATGAGATGCTTGAGTGCTTTAGAGGTGTGATTATAACATGGCCTCTTTAGAATGATTAAGCCATGAGGATCAATTTCTTAGCTTTACATTACTATAATAGTCATTACGTTCATATATCAGTTATCTGTTACAGGGAAGTTTGATTTATGGGTCGACATTTACCTTTTCTCAGAATTTTACCTTCACAGATAGTTAAATTTACAGCACATCTATTCAGTGAGCTTAGTGAATTTGTTATTCATCTCTCTTCACAGGAGAAATTAGACCTGTAGAAAATTCACTCTTTGACCTCCGCAAACCGGTTCTTCTTGGGGCTCGACTCAAGGAACTTCCTGGCCCTGGGTTTGACCACAATTTCTGCCTTTGGCTTCCAGGACAATCAAAAGAAGAGATGAAGTGTGCAAGGTAAAGTAATTCTCATCTTTACTTCCATATGGTTCCTTGTCGATCTTTACTACGACTATGCATCATCTAAGAAACATCTATGGCTCTTGCTATAGAGTGGTGCATCCTGGGACAGGGCGTGTTCTGGAAGTGAGCACCACCCAGCCTGGCATTCAGTTCTATACATCCAACTTCCTGGATGGGACAGTGGGAGGGAAAGGAGGGACGTCATACCTAAAACACAGTGCTTTTTGTCTGGAGACACAAAACTGGCCAGATGCTGTTAATCAGGTAATGAAATTCAAGATAATGTTAAACTTATGTACTGGTGCTGTAAGATTGTCCCAATGTATGGCCTACTTGTCCACTTCTTTATGATGTAGATTCTTCATAGAATCATGTTAAGCTAGAACCACCCAAGCTCAGATTAATGTTGCCATACTGTGCTCTGTTCCCTTCAGCCCCAGTTTCCTGAAGCGCTGCTGAGACCAGGAGAGGAGTACACTCACACTACACGTTTTACTTTCTCAGTGGCCTGAGACATACATGTACACAACACAGTGCAGAGTGTTTTGGgaacaaaagcatcatagcacaaagatcgttaaatggtagagcgagcagcacaattacacacactctcctagttaagatgctcctaACATTAACAGGCTTTTGAGAAACTCACCCCAGATCAGTACAGCAATCTTACCAGTTGATAGATCAGTTTCATcaaagttaaaggtagactgcctttcaaatttttcaagtgtaggtcataaaaataatttcccccgacacccaaatcatttttgtttagtggaccaaaagctgctGAATTAAAatcagacttctaattttattagttaaaaaaaaaaataagaacagttaatgaatttagggccacgtggcctaaattctctgctatttttgcctgcttcagcatgacccaattcaagatactacatcacgcATTATATGGtgtgctttccccgttcacgcaaggcattgtggcatacaaatttgaaacaggagagaaaaaaaaaaaatggagaacgTGAGTGTGcgcatgaaatgtgaaagaccgactacagtaacggaaagcgagaaaagacgttgtgttgcgaaggaaaggaaacgcaggaccaaactaataaatatcagcgtcagcaagcacctcggtgtgatcagctgctcgtttagcgacagaatcatgtaactgtcagtgcacggtcaaaggtaaacctgtagatgccaGTAATATAATAgtatggatgccagctgccgtaaaacccaagagaaggagcaggtaaacctgcgcatgcgcacacggacttcctctgtctgctcaactgtgtgaagcgagtgatttcatacacatgaaaatcactcgcttcacacaATTGAGCAGACAGAGGTTAGAGTTGTTAGAGTTATTTGCttgagaatcccctcaaattaaaaaacTTCCCAGCcaaagaatggcctgttttttttttttttgagatattacagagatAAACAGATCACaattaccaaatttcagagggaaaactctctcattcgtgtgtgtatatatcagatGACTCGTAAATGAGCTGCTGCGGTCTTTTTGAAAGCACACCACTCTCTGCAATCTTCTGCCATCCTTAGCGATGTCTTGTTGCCATGTTTGTAGGGGTCTGCCTCTTCGTCTCTTTCCGGGTGCTTTTCCTTGGATGATGACTTTCTCTAGTCCTTCATGTCAGATGGcatggctgaaaaaaaaaacatctttctttTCACAATTTGTTCTCGGAGCGTCATCTTGGTGTTCAGTGTTTCTAGAACCCAAACATTGGTTTGATGCTCTCTCCATGAAGTTCTAAGCAAGTACCTGTATGCCCACGTCTCGAATGCATCTACCTTCTTCTCAATTTGCTTGGTCATTGCCCATGATTCGCATCCGTAGGTGGCAATAGCAAATGCGGTTGCTCGGATGAGgaaagaaggaactaaatttcaccagttttatgaaatcgaaaggccgtctagctttaaagtgcgTGATAAAATCTGCATGACTGCATTATAAGTTTCAAGCACTTTGTGTTTTGATGAAATGTTCACAGATCAGTTTcagtaaaaaaaaccaaacaaaccctgTTTAATTTGAAGACACTGATACATTTCactttttttaaatctgatttttatatcaaaataaaatgttcaattattataaaataatattCAAGGCATTCTATCAGTTGACTTTTCCATTCATTGTCTAACGTTAATTGTGAAAAGGCAGAGAATATCTAAAGAGCAACCATATTATTCATGCTAAATTTCAAATAAATGTTCCATATAGTAAGTCCTTTTTATGCATATGATTCTTGTTTTTATTTGTGTACAGCCTCCACCTAGCATCCAATATGGACTCATCCAAATTACAGTACATGTGTAAATCACATGAGGGGTGAATCCGTATTTTccaatttaaatataaaaataacaCTGTTGTACAAAAGGCATACATGGTGGATATGATGGATGCTTCGTTACTTTGCATGCGATGGATATGGATGTGAGAAATGTGTGTATAATCCTGCATGTTACTGGGTTGAGATGAGAGATACTATAGTGTCTATGATACGGGAACCTCGTGGGCAGGTGATCAAGTCTATGCTGGGGTTCTTGATTTTCTCCTCTAAGAGCTGGTCAAGTTCCCAGCGCAGCTCCTTCACCAGCTCAGCAACCTAcatgcacaaaaaaaacccctcacctTTCATATTAGATGAAACACTTTCAGTACACTAAATCCTGATGAGCAACACCACTTTCTTTATATTGCGTCTGTAGCTGAAGGGAATTTCATGCATCACACAAAGATAAACTCTGAGAACGAGCCTGCTTACTTCATGTGATGCGGCAGTGAATCGGACCCAGCCGTCATCCAGAGAGATGATGAACTCGCCATGTTGTAGTTCCACATTGACCTGCCCCCCACCAAACAGCACCATGGGATACACACATACCATAGTGCAGTCTCGGATAAACACACGGCTGGTCTTCACTTTCTCGTGGTAGACCAGGTATGGGCTGTCATAATGACGCACCTGTAGAGAAGAAAAACAGTGAATGAAGCCAATCTGCTTAACACctacagtgggaaaaaaaaagtatttagtcagtcaccaagtgtgcaagttctcccacttaaaaagatgagagaggcctgtaattttcatcataggtatacctcaactatgagagacaaaaggagaaaaaaaaatccagaaaaatcacattgtctgatttttaaagaatttatttgcaaattatggtggaaaataagtatttggtcaataacaaaagttcatctcaatactttgttatataccctttgttggcaatgacagaggtcaaacgttttctgtaagtcttcacaaggttttcacacactgttgctggtattttggcccattcctccatgcagatctcctctagagcagtgatgttttggggctgtcgctgggcaacatggactttcaactccctccaaagattttctatggggttgagatctggagactggttaggccactccaggaccttgaaatgcttcttacgaagccactccttcgttgcccgggtggtgtgtttgggatcattgtcatgctgaaagacccagccacgtttcatcttcaatgcccttgctgatggaaggaggtttgcactcaaaatctcacaatacatggccccattcattctttcctttacacggatcagtcgtcctggtccctttgcagaaaaacagccccaaagcatgatgtttccacccccatgcttcacagtaggtatggtgttctttggatgcaactcagcattctttctcctccaaacgcaacaagttgagtttttaccaaaaagttctattttggtttcatctgaccatatgacattctcccaatcctcttctgggtcatccaaatgctctctagcaaacttcagacgggcctggacatgtactggcttaagcagggggacacttctggcactgcaggatttgagtccctggtggcgtagtgtgttactgatggtagcctttgttactttggtcccagctctctgcaggtcattcactaggtccccccgtgtggttctgggttttttgctcaccgttattgtgatcattttgaccccacggggtgagatcttgcgtggagccccagatcgagggagattatcagtggtcttgtatgtcttccattttctaataattgctcccacagttgatttcttcacaccaagctgcttacctattgcagattcagtcttcccagcctggtgcaggtttaGAATTTAGTTTctgggtgtcctttgacagctctttggtcttggccatagtggagtttggagtgtgactgtttgaggttgtggacaggtgtcttttatactgataatgagttcaaacaggtgccattaatacaggtaacgagtggaggacagaggagcctcttaaagaagttgttacaggtctgtgagagccagaaatcttgcttgtttgtaggtgaccaaatacttattttaccgaggaatttaccaattaattcattaaaaatcctacaatgtgatttcctggattctttccccccattctgtctctcatagttgaagtgtacctatgatgaaaattacaggcctctctcatctttttaagtgggagaacttgcacaattggtggctgactaaatacttttttgccccactgtactctATGAAATCATCTGGAACAGAACCGTGTGTGGCATGTTACCATAAAGTTGACCGATGAAGGATGGATGTGAACTGCTCCGTCGTTTTTAGTGAGGAAGCGCAGTTCCTCAGCTTTAGGCTTAATTTTCATTGCCCCTTTACTTGTCGGCTTATATTTCCCCTGTGGAGCTTGCACCTACCAGACACGAGCACATTTCACAGGAAAATATACCAAGCATAATCCTGATTAGttaaggagaggaaaaaaaatgttaaGGATACAAACCTGGACAACATTGGGGTAGAGGGCTGCACACAACATTGCGGACATCAGCTTTGTGTTATCAGAATTTAGATTAGCCTTTTCGAGAGACAAACACAGCAAAAGTATGTTTATTAGCTTGGCTTTGTATCAGCAGTGGTCAAAATCAGCCTCATTTTAACATTTATACAGCACTGTCTATCCCAAGCACGAACTGCCCTTTCTACCTTTCAAGAGACAGATATCTTAATAAGCATTCACAAAGCATTACCTCATAGCCTGTAGCCTCTAACACACCATCTGTTCCTTTCGAGCTCATTCTCTCAATGTCTCGGACTTTCAATCCTTCCTTTACAAAGCCGATATCAGACAGGAGCTCAGCAAACTGCCTCTTCAGACATGCTATTTCCTATAAGGCATAGTACGCATATGCAAACATCCTTAATTAGAGAGCAATTCTACGAAATAAATTTGAAAGGAATTAGCCAGCAGGCAGTCAGACTCACCTGTAATCCCCGGATAGACAGGAAGTTCTCTCTGCAGTACCGATATCCAGCCTGTGAACCACTCTGTGCTGCAGTACACCAaccctatcacacacacacacacacacacacacacacacacacacacacacaataattacATAGTCACTGGTGTATTTCAAATTCAACAGATATTAAGCCATCAGATCTCAATTTGataaattatttataataaaaaGCATTTTTCACGGGAATCACAACAACCTTATATGCCTGTAGCAGAGCAAGATGGTCACTGTTGGCAAGTGAAAAACTGAGTTTCCTCTCATTCGCCTCCTCCCTTTTATCCCATGGAGAGACCTGAGAAAAGAGATACAGTGGCAGGATGATGATGACGACCGAGTAGAACTGAAATCAGAGCACAGGctaatcctcacttacaaatgggCTCTTGAAGGCCAGGCTAGCAGCAATGGTGAGGGCTGGGTCCAGGCAGCGGAATATGGCACCCAGCAGCATCAGTTTTCCAATGCGCACGTCCACCGGAAGGCAGGCAAGATGCCAACCAAGAGGAGTGAGACACTCGGCTTCAGTAAGTGCACCAAGAGCACAGAGTCTTTGCTTAGCTGCCTCCAGACTGCCCTGTGCTGGAGGTTCTATGAGCCGAGAAAACACAGAGTGCAGGGGAGACTTGGAGAACATCTCCAACACTTTAAtcctaaaaacaaaacaaaacaaaaggaacAGGTGCTGAGGtatgtaataaaataaaataattaaaacaaCATCATCCACATACATTTCTCTCTCATTATTTATATATGAAAGTTAACGCTGGCTAaaatagaaaggtgtcagcattaactttttcagcagtttgcgttacagtagctcttctctGGGGTTGGAGGATTGGACCATACAGGCTAGCCTTGGTGCctcatgcgaatcagtgagcttTGGCCACCCATTACCCTGTTATTGattatccttccttggaccacttttggtacgaACCACTgcgtaccaggaacaccccacaagatgtgccattttggagatgctcagacccagtcatctagccatcacaatttggcccttattaaagttgctcagatccttacacttgcccatttttcctgctcccAACACAtccacttcaagaactgactgttctcttgctgcctaatatatcccatcccttgacaggTTCTACTGTAATGAGATAAGCAATATTATTCACTTAACCTGTCAGTGCTCATAATGTTATGTCTGATcggtgtatatatacacagtactgtgaaagtcttaggcacatgtaaagaaatgctgtagaccaaaaatggcttaaaaataatgaaacgtttcaacatttaaaaaacaaaacaaaaacccagcagtaagccataaatgaaacaaagtcaatatttggtgtgagataaccctttgctttaataaaaataaaaagtactctcaagtacaatgagtgcagttttatgcggaaatgagctgtaggttttactgagcatcttgcagaaccagccacagttcttccggACACTTTGgtggtcacacttgcttcttaaattttgcagcaaaacccagtagccgccttttttttttttttttaaatctgaaaagcggtctcttatgtaatatgctgctcagatacaaacttttttttttgtcctgcaaCATTCAGTTTTGtgttggaaaacgaacatttggaactctaaaatgtttttgtactgactcgataatgtagaagtcataaaatagaaatctataacagtttgtatgaaaaaataaatagggtgcccaagacttttgcacagttctgtacatttcattcattcatcttcagtaattaTGTATTTTTTCAGGTTGCAGTGGGTCTGGAACCTTTCCTGTGAACATAGTTCCCCCAATCCATCACAGGTCACTGTGCATTCACACCTTGGAACAATTTAGCATAGCCCATCCACCTACTAGCATGCCTTTGTTTAGTtgtaggaaactggagaacctggaggaaacccatgttgaTGTGGGGAAAGCATGCAAAATTCCATAGTCTGTAACCCGTAATGGTAATAAAAATTGCAATGTGGTATACAAAGGTGTTCACAGACTTTTggacttgcttttaaaaaaaaaaagctattctgATTTACAGTGATTTTACTCATCCTTTCTACTCAGCTTTGAAGAAGCTGCCAAGGTaaaagttttctgtgaggagacctTATTTTGTTTAGCAGTCATGGAAGGAGACTCCAGTGTCGGTGTccaatcagaggtaaagctgttcctTAAAAACGGTCTTCATGGTTTTTTTGGTAACACAACAAGCAACATTtctgtcttattaatttcaagcaacaggaaaaaataaaataaaaaataaataaaatcaaaagacaggctggtgagggaacggctACTATGAATGTAAATGATAATAGGAaataacttgttttgtggacattAACTATAATCACAAATGGCTAAAAAGTATGACgtctttctttaataaataaaagttgTAATCAGTGGCAAAATGTTGTGGTATATAACAGttctaaacaagaaattaatattgagtCAGTGATATTTCAAACACAATAAGGccaaaatgttctgtttattgTTGCTTTGCGAGCAGAAATAGATCCCAAAGAAGCCGCACTCAGTTTATAGCCTGTTGGCATCCCTTCATCTGATgagttttcatttaaaaaaaaaaaaaa
This window contains:
- the galm gene encoding aldose 1-epimerase isoform X2, whose translation is MTAHCLRLNFFQHDQQVEKNPDVIIAGYLTNPRYFGAVVGRVANRIAKGQFVIEGKVYNLAINNGPNSLHGGTWGFDKAVWSCEPVPNGVRLNHTSPDGDEGYPGNLKVFVTYTLEENTLSIQYSAQTDQTTPINLTNHSYFNLAGQGAPDIYDHEVSISAEAYLPVDNNMIPTGEIRPVENSLFDLRKPVLLGARLKELPGPGFDHNFCLWLPGQSKEEMKCARVVHPGTGRVLEVSTTQPGIQFYTSNFLDGTVGGKGGTSYLKHSAFCLETQNWPDAVNQPQFPEALLRPGEEYTHTTRFTFSVA